DNA sequence from the Candidatus Auribacterota bacterium genome:
TTCTGGCGCTTCACGGAGGCCCCGGCGTTCCCCACGACTACCTCGAGCCGCTCGAAGCTCTCAGCGATGAACGCCCTGTCATTTTCTACGACCAGCTCGGATGCGGCGCTTCCGACAGGCCGGACGATCTGTCCCTCTGGACCGTTGAGCGCTTTGTTGAGGAGCTCGGCGAGGTTCGCGATGCTCTTGCCCTGGAAAAAGTACATCTGCTCGGACAATCGTGGGGCAGCATGCTGGCCGTTGACTACATGCTCACATCGCATCCCCACGGAGTTTCAAGTCTGATACTCTCCGGGCCGTGCATGAGCGCCTCACGCTGGCATCGGGATCAAAGAGCGTACCTTGAGGAGCTTCCGGAAGAGATGCGGAGCGTTATAGTGGCGAGTGAAGAATCAGGGGACTTTCATTCCGATAATTATCAGGATGCAGTGATGTACTATTACCGAATGCACGTGTGCAGAATGAATCCCTGGCCGGACTGTTTAAACCGGGCTCTTGAGAAAATGGGTTACACCATATATGCGCACATGTGGGGACCGAGCGAGTTCACCATTGTCGGGACGCTCAGAAGTTATGAACGCGCAGAGCGGCTGAAAGAGATTACAGTGCCCGTGCTCTTCACATGCGGCCGCTACGATGAGGCTGCGCCCGCCACCACGGAGTATTATCACCGGATGCTTCCGGGATCGGAGATTGTTGTGTTCGAGGATGCGTCACATGACCACCATATCGAGCAGGCGGAGCGGTATCTGAAAACGGTCCGCGACTTCCTCCGCCGTACGGAGAATGAATGACCGCGGACCGAGTCGTCACCAGTTGATCACCTTCTGCGGATTCCGCGGCCTGGCCCCTTGACCCCCGATAGGCGCCGAGCCCCTGGATGGCCCCACGATCCCCGTCCCTCTGCCTTTCACGCTTCCCGGTTGCTCAGTCGTGGTGCACCCGCAGATGAGGGCCGTGGCGCAAATCGCACACAGAATCAAATATTTCATAGCCATATCCCCGGACACTATTTAATCACAATCAGTTCCTGTCTCGCCAGTCATAAAGAGTCCCCAATTTACCCTATTTGACTCTGGCTTCGTTCGAAACCTCAACAGGGTAGGCAAGGCTGACAAACTGCCCTGTCGCCACATCGACACACGCGGCGAAGAAGACCCACTGCGTCCCTTCGATGCCAGAGGGCAGATTGAACGAGACGCTCCCCGAGGTATCGGTCCCGTTCAACGGGAATATCACATATGGATATGTCGGAGCCAATTTATCGGGGTTGTAGAGTCGGGACTGGAGGTTGCTGCTAAAAAGGTAGAGTGAACCGCTCGAGATTATCTCGCTCACCGTGGCGGGCCTGTCCGTGACAGGGGAGCGCTCCGCGGCGCCGAAATAGACTGCCACGGATCTCCCCATCAGATTGAAGCGACGGTCAGGATCGGCTTCCCATTTCAGCGTGAGTCTGTCACCGGAATGAAATACCTCGCCGACAACACGGAGCTCGAAATAATTAG
Encoded proteins:
- a CDS encoding proline iminopeptidase-family hydrolase, which encodes MQDSRLTREGYIPVTGGRVWYGIAGAGKKGIPLLALHGGPGVPHDYLEPLEALSDERPVIFYDQLGCGASDRPDDLSLWTVERFVEELGEVRDALALEKVHLLGQSWGSMLAVDYMLTSHPHGVSSLILSGPCMSASRWHRDQRAYLEELPEEMRSVIVASEESGDFHSDNYQDAVMYYYRMHVCRMNPWPDCLNRALEKMGYTIYAHMWGPSEFTIVGTLRSYERAERLKEITVPVLFTCGRYDEAAPATTEYYHRMLPGSEIVVFEDASHDHHIEQAERYLKTVRDFLRRTENE